In Gymnogyps californianus isolate 813 chromosome 1, ASM1813914v2, whole genome shotgun sequence, the following are encoded in one genomic region:
- the SERTM1 gene encoding serine-rich and transmembrane domain-containing protein 1 yields the protein MSEPDPSSGFVGNMENGTFLELYPTSLSTSVDSSPGRLSNVYVYVSIFLSLLAFLLLLLIIALQRLKNIISSSSSYPEYNSDAGSSFTNLEVCSISSQRSALSNLSS from the coding sequence atGTCAGAACCCGACCCTTCATCTGGATTTGTAGGAAACATGGAAAATGGGACTTTTCTGGAGCTGTATCCCACATCCCTTTCAACTTCAGTGGATTCATCGCCTGGCCGTTTATCCAACGTCTATGTCTATGTTTCTATATTCCTTAGTCTCttagcttttctccttttgctatTGATCATTGCACTTCAGAGGctgaaaaacataatttcttcCAGTTCCTCCTACCCAGAATATAATAGTGATGCTGGAAGTTCTTTCACTAATTTGGAGGTTTGTAGTATTTCTTCCCAGCGCTCTGCTCTCTCAAACCTTTCTTCATGA